One genomic segment of Pseudomonas sp. RU47 includes these proteins:
- the relB gene encoding type II toxin-antitoxin system RelB family antitoxin — MIDPSLIDPLCPVVSDLDPEEQAASYDRWLIAKVQASMSDTRPSIPNDQVMAEMRALMEAKRKKYDAG; from the coding sequence ATGATCGACCCGTCTTTAATCGACCCACTGTGCCCAGTTGTTTCAGATCTTGACCCCGAAGAGCAGGCCGCCAGCTATGACCGTTGGTTAATCGCCAAAGTGCAGGCTTCGATGAGTGATACAAGACCGAGCATTCCAAATGATCAGGTTATGGCTGAGATGCGTGCCCTGATGGAAGCAAAGCGTAAAAAATACGATGCAGGTTGA